In the Leptolyngbya sp. SIO1E4 genome, one interval contains:
- a CDS encoding cation transporter, whose product MSPGNQPPDPSGADYRGTVRQVLIITLLLNLFVVVLKSLVGFWTGSLSLLADALHSVTDSANNVLGLVTNQLSSPRPDRDHPYGHQKYEAVGALGIAAFLGIACFEIIKHAVERFLVGGDPITLSAPVLWIMLGVLGVNICVAFYERRVGLRLGSQILIADAHHTMSDVWITIAVLAGLIGVWLGLHWLDIVMALPVSILVFKSGWHVLQENLPWLVDEMAIAPEAIHATVMQVPGVINCHKIASRGILGRQIFIDMHLIVEPCSVEAAHEITEHVEVVLEAKYGPARITIHIEPLGYQSPNISY is encoded by the coding sequence ATTTCACCCGGTAATCAGCCCCCTGATCCGTCTGGCGCTGATTACCGGGGTACCGTCCGACAGGTCTTGATCATCACGCTGCTGCTCAACCTATTTGTCGTGGTGCTGAAGTCTCTGGTGGGTTTCTGGACAGGGTCTCTCAGCTTATTGGCCGATGCCCTTCACAGTGTGACCGACAGCGCGAACAACGTTCTAGGATTAGTCACTAATCAGTTATCTTCCCCGCGCCCAGATCGCGATCATCCCTATGGGCATCAAAAATATGAGGCTGTTGGTGCGTTAGGCATTGCCGCATTTCTGGGCATTGCCTGCTTCGAGATTATTAAACATGCCGTTGAGCGTTTCCTCGTTGGGGGAGATCCAATCACCCTGTCTGCCCCAGTTTTGTGGATTATGTTGGGCGTCTTAGGCGTCAATATTTGTGTCGCCTTTTATGAGCGCCGGGTGGGGCTGCGCTTAGGCAGCCAAATTCTTATTGCCGATGCTCATCACACCATGAGCGATGTCTGGATTACGATTGCGGTGCTCGCGGGCTTGATAGGTGTCTGGTTGGGGCTGCATTGGCTGGATATCGTCATGGCGTTGCCGGTGTCAATCTTGGTGTTCAAAAGTGGTTGGCATGTCCTCCAAGAGAACTTACCGTGGCTGGTTGATGAAATGGCGATCGCTCCAGAGGCGATTCATGCAACCGTAATGCAAGTTCCCGGTGTCATTAACTGTCATAAGATTGCTTCACGGGGGATTTTGGGCCGTCAGATCTTTATTGATATGCACCTCATCGTAGAACCCTGTAGTGTGGAGGCAGCCCACGAAATTACCGAGCACGTCGAAGTGGTTCTAGAAGCAAAATATGGGCCTGCCCGCATCACAATTCATATTGAGCCGTTAGGATACCAGTCGCCCAATATTAGTTACTAG
- the trpS gene encoding tryptophan--tRNA ligase: MGKHRILSGIQPTGNLHLGNYLGAIRNWVALQEEYDSFLFMADLHAITVPHDPAKLAEDTYNVAATYIACGIDPDKSTIFVQSHISAHSELAWLFNCLTPLNWLERMIQFKEKAVKQGENVTVGLLAYPVLQAADILLYEPDLVPVGEDQKQHIELTRDIANRLNFQYGSEDHPVLKVPEPLIQTAGARVMSLTDGTKKMSKSDPSEMSRIDLVDSPEVIKRKIKRCKTDPVRGLAFDDPERPECNNLLTLYMLLSGQTKEAVAEHCAEMGWGQFKPLLTETLVEALRPIQAKFQALMDDRTYLESVLQQGREKAEAIALETLGKTKAALGYSRPR, from the coding sequence ATGGGCAAACACCGTATTCTTTCAGGAATTCAACCCACCGGCAATCTGCACTTAGGAAACTACTTGGGCGCCATTCGAAACTGGGTGGCATTACAGGAAGAATACGACAGCTTCTTGTTTATGGCAGATTTACATGCCATTACAGTGCCCCATGACCCTGCCAAACTTGCAGAAGATACCTACAATGTCGCAGCGACTTACATCGCTTGCGGTATTGATCCTGACAAATCCACCATTTTTGTTCAGTCTCATATTTCAGCCCATAGTGAGCTGGCATGGCTCTTTAACTGCCTCACGCCTCTGAATTGGCTAGAACGCATGATTCAGTTTAAGGAAAAAGCAGTGAAGCAGGGCGAAAATGTCACGGTAGGGCTGCTTGCTTATCCTGTTTTGCAGGCGGCTGATATTCTTCTGTACGAGCCAGATCTCGTTCCTGTGGGTGAAGACCAAAAGCAGCATATCGAACTGACTCGAGATATTGCAAACCGTCTTAACTTTCAATACGGCAGCGAAGATCACCCCGTGCTCAAAGTCCCAGAGCCACTGATCCAAACTGCTGGAGCCCGGGTGATGAGCTTGACGGACGGCACTAAGAAAATGTCGAAATCGGATCCCTCTGAGATGAGCCGCATTGACTTGGTCGATTCTCCAGAGGTGATCAAGCGCAAGATCAAGCGATGTAAGACGGACCCTGTTCGCGGATTGGCGTTTGATGATCCCGAGCGCCCTGAATGTAACAACTTGCTCACCCTCTACATGCTGCTGTCTGGTCAGACCAAAGAAGCGGTTGCAGAGCACTGTGCCGAGATGGGCTGGGGGCAGTTTAAGCCCTTGCTGACAGAGACGCTAGTAGAAGCATTGCGGCCCATTCAGGCTAAATTCCAGGCTCTAATGGACGATCGCACTTATTTAGAATCTGTTTTGCAGCAAGGTCGAGAAAAAGCAGAGGCGATCGCCCTAGAAACCCTGGGTAAGACAAAAGCTGCTCTGGGATATTCTCGACCCCGCTAA
- a CDS encoding ATP-dependent 6-phosphofructokinase: MADIKRIGILTSGGDCAGLNAAIRAVVHRAIGTYGWEVFGIIRSTRGLLQRPPQFKRLELDDTYPLLTTGGTILGTTNKGNPFAFPMPDGSIGDRSQEIIEGYHQLQLDALIGVGGDGSLAILRRLAAQGEIRLVAIPKTIDNDLGSTERAIGFDTAVNIATEALDRLHFTAASHSRVMILEVMGRDAGHIAISAGIAGGADIILIPEIQYSLDAICNHIAWLQKQGRSYATMVVAEAVCNENGEKITRDYAFSQCRLGGVGQYLADSISARTEAETRVTVLGHVQRGGTPSPLDRLTATVFGVAATDLIAEGRFDRMVSWQNRRVVDVPIESAIAHYQAVDPQGTLVRTARAMGIYLGDPAKVPVSV, encoded by the coding sequence ATGGCAGACATTAAACGCATTGGAATTTTGACGAGTGGTGGAGATTGTGCGGGCCTGAATGCTGCCATTCGAGCAGTCGTTCACCGAGCAATTGGCACCTATGGCTGGGAGGTGTTTGGCATTATTCGGTCGACCCGAGGGCTCTTGCAGCGTCCGCCCCAGTTCAAGCGGTTGGAACTCGACGATACCTACCCGCTGTTAACGACCGGAGGCACTATCCTGGGAACCACAAATAAGGGCAATCCGTTTGCCTTTCCAATGCCCGATGGTTCGATTGGCGATCGCTCCCAGGAAATTATTGAGGGGTATCATCAACTCCAATTAGATGCCCTGATTGGGGTTGGGGGGGATGGCAGCCTGGCTATTTTGCGGCGACTGGCAGCTCAAGGAGAGATTCGGCTGGTGGCTATTCCCAAAACCATTGATAACGACTTGGGCAGCACTGAACGGGCGATTGGGTTTGATACTGCCGTCAACATTGCGACAGAAGCCTTGGATCGGCTGCACTTTACTGCCGCTAGCCATTCTCGGGTCATGATTTTAGAGGTGATGGGGCGCGATGCTGGCCACATTGCAATTAGTGCTGGTATCGCTGGCGGTGCTGACATCATCTTGATTCCAGAAATTCAGTATTCGCTAGATGCCATTTGCAATCACATTGCATGGCTTCAGAAACAGGGGCGCAGCTACGCCACGATGGTGGTTGCAGAAGCCGTTTGTAACGAAAATGGAGAAAAAATTACCCGCGACTATGCCTTCAGTCAGTGTCGTTTGGGGGGCGTAGGACAATACCTGGCCGACAGCATTTCTGCTAGAACAGAAGCAGAAACACGCGTGACTGTTCTCGGTCACGTGCAACGGGGTGGCACCCCCTCCCCGCTGGATAGATTAACGGCAACGGTCTTTGGGGTAGCGGCCACTGACCTCATTGCAGAAGGCCGGTTTGATCGCATGGTAAGTTGGCAAAATCGTCGGGTTGTGGATGTTCCCATTGAAAGCGCGATCGCCCATTATCAAGCCGTTGATCCCCAAGGCACCCTTGTGAGAACCGCAAGGGCAATGGGGATCTATTTGGGGGATCCCGCCAAAGTTCCTGTAAGCGTTTAG
- the pheA gene encoding prephenate dehydratase, producing MVISIAHLGPRGTYSEQASLAYQAWLKTHDQLESRLQSFPSILQAIQAAAQNQVSIAIVPVENSIEGTVAVTLDTLWQLDNLRIQKALVLPIKHTLLTYAQEIDKIQTLYSHPQALGQCQQWISQHCPTVTLIPTRSTTEALQHLEDSHTAAAIASEWAAQLYNVPILVQGINDQPDNCTKFLILGQEQHQEGSHTSLAFSLPINAPGALLRPLEIFAEENINLSRIESRPTKRSLGEYLFFLDLEASLASSHTQKVLQALRGCTETLKIFGSYATIPAATS from the coding sequence ATGGTCATATCGATTGCTCACCTAGGCCCACGCGGAACCTATTCAGAACAGGCAAGCTTAGCGTATCAGGCCTGGCTCAAAACCCATGACCAGCTAGAAAGCCGTCTGCAGAGCTTTCCCAGCATTTTGCAAGCAATTCAAGCAGCGGCCCAAAATCAGGTCTCGATCGCGATTGTGCCGGTAGAAAATTCCATCGAAGGGACCGTTGCCGTCACCCTAGACACGCTGTGGCAGCTTGATAATCTGCGGATTCAAAAGGCATTGGTGTTGCCGATCAAGCATACGTTGCTGACCTATGCCCAAGAGATTGACAAGATTCAAACGCTCTATTCCCATCCACAAGCCCTGGGGCAATGCCAACAATGGATTTCCCAGCATTGTCCAACCGTGACCTTAATCCCAACGCGTTCTACAACAGAGGCCCTGCAGCACCTTGAAGACTCCCATACGGCTGCCGCGATCGCCTCTGAGTGGGCTGCTCAGTTGTACAACGTCCCTATCTTGGTACAAGGCATTAACGACCAGCCAGATAATTGCACTAAGTTTCTGATTCTAGGTCAAGAACAGCATCAGGAGGGGAGTCACACCTCCCTGGCTTTTAGCTTACCAATCAACGCCCCTGGCGCCCTTCTGCGCCCACTAGAGATTTTTGCAGAGGAGAATATCAACCTTAGTCGCATTGAATCTCGGCCCACCAAGCGTTCCCTAGGGGAATATTTGTTCTTTTTGGATTTAGAAGCCAGCCTGGCCTCTAGCCACACACAAAAGGTACTGCAGGCATTAAGGGGCTGCACAGAAACGCTTAAAATTTTTGGTAGCTATGCCACTATTCCGGCTGCAACCTCATGA
- a CDS encoding methylenetetrahydrofolate reductase, with translation MVANLPLQKSPSGSQFQAAIRAGEFLITAEVMPPKGGDPSHMVAMAQNLRGRVHGINITDGSRAVMRMSSLASAVILHQKGIEPICQMACRDRNRIALQADLLGAHALGIRNILALTGDPVKAGDHPDARSVFDLESVRLLRLIQQLNHGFDLNDRPLTSPPTQLFAGAAVDPQSPSWSGLQRRFAKKIEAGAQFFQSQLIDDFERLEKFMDQIVAGCDRPILAGIFLLKSAKNARFINRNVPGVQIPEHMIERLAKASDPLQEGIRIAAEQVRAAQDLCQGVHMMAVRREDLIPQILDLAGVKPLVSGHHMPPEQRVEVANSANS, from the coding sequence ATGGTCGCCAACCTCCCCCTTCAGAAATCGCCGTCCGGATCCCAGTTTCAGGCGGCCATTCGTGCTGGTGAGTTTCTCATCACGGCAGAAGTCATGCCCCCTAAAGGGGGCGATCCTAGTCATATGGTGGCAATGGCGCAAAATCTGCGAGGGCGCGTCCATGGGATCAACATTACCGATGGCAGCCGGGCCGTGATGCGCATGTCTTCTTTAGCATCAGCGGTGATTTTGCATCAGAAGGGAATTGAACCGATCTGCCAGATGGCTTGTCGGGATCGCAACCGCATTGCTCTACAAGCTGATCTTTTAGGGGCCCATGCCCTTGGAATTCGCAACATCTTAGCCCTGACAGGTGATCCTGTAAAAGCTGGGGATCATCCTGATGCCCGAAGTGTATTTGATCTGGAGTCTGTTCGTCTGCTAAGGCTGATTCAGCAGCTCAACCATGGATTTGACCTGAACGATCGCCCCCTAACCAGCCCCCCCACTCAACTATTTGCAGGAGCTGCTGTTGATCCCCAAAGTCCTAGCTGGTCAGGGCTGCAGCGGCGCTTTGCCAAAAAAATAGAAGCCGGAGCCCAGTTTTTTCAGAGTCAGCTTATTGATGACTTCGAGCGGCTTGAAAAATTTATGGATCAGATTGTTGCTGGTTGCGATCGTCCAATTCTAGCCGGTATCTTTTTGCTCAAATCAGCAAAGAATGCTCGATTTATCAATCGCAATGTGCCGGGGGTTCAAATTCCTGAGCATATGATTGAGCGGTTAGCTAAAGCCTCCGATCCCTTGCAAGAAGGTATCCGTATCGCGGCAGAGCAAGTTAGGGCCGCCCAAGACTTGTGCCAGGGGGTTCATATGATGGCCGTGCGTCGGGAAGACTTGATTCCTCAGATTCTTGATTTAGCGGGGGTTAAACCCCTGGTGTCTGGTCATCACATGCCCCCAGAGCAGAGGGTAGAAGTGGCGAATTCTGCTAATTCTTAA
- the pgsA gene encoding CDP-diacylglycerol--glycerol-3-phosphate 3-phosphatidyltransferase, with product MNLPTWITVSRLLGVPIVLILLLDPTPARTWAALGIFLIAAGTDWVDGYLARRLNQVTELGKFLDPLVDKLLILAPLLALIELNKVPAWGVCLILARELTIAGWRINPTFQTQAVPGANIWGKAKTVIQIAAVACLLAPLEGAWQPLTQVLFWMAVVITWVSGMLYLLPRAGAEN from the coding sequence ATGAACCTCCCTACCTGGATTACGGTTTCTCGATTATTGGGGGTGCCGATTGTCCTGATATTGCTGCTAGATCCAACCCCTGCTCGTACCTGGGCTGCGTTAGGAATTTTTTTGATCGCAGCTGGAACAGATTGGGTCGATGGCTACTTAGCGCGACGGTTAAACCAAGTGACTGAATTGGGCAAGTTCTTGGATCCTTTAGTAGACAAATTACTGATTTTGGCTCCCTTACTTGCGCTCATAGAACTGAACAAAGTTCCAGCCTGGGGGGTGTGTTTAATCTTGGCACGAGAATTAACAATTGCAGGCTGGCGCATTAATCCCACTTTTCAGACGCAGGCTGTTCCGGGTGCCAATATTTGGGGCAAAGCCAAAACAGTGATTCAAATTGCTGCAGTAGCCTGTTTATTAGCCCCTCTGGAAGGGGCATGGCAACCCTTGACGCAAGTGCTCTTTTGGATGGCTGTGGTTATTACCTGGGTGTCTGGAATGCTGTATCTGCTGCCGCGAGCCGGCGCCGAAAACTAG
- a CDS encoding polysaccharide deacetylase family protein, translating into MAASATPEVASVGLIALESSVQGFGAFPREVSSSHLCLPPSGAQNTESAALPVAQVVNEGDLVTATLQGFQQGINPDFVEQLGAAPWPDLHEMAREARVPILMYHDVLEEKEVFFDVTVEELKEHFSRIKAEGLTPITFDQLIHHLRTGTALPPKPVLLTFDDGYEGHYTHVYPLLKEYEYPAVFSLFTGKLDGEVAGRSTVTWEQAQEMAADPLITIASHSVTHPADLRQVTDEVLRHEVVTSKARLEEKLGIPIRYFTYPAGYYDDRVAEAVKAAGYEAALTMSNQEDWFAGESESLLELGRFGQSQLEAVIPEAWEGLALPVATQDTFDFSSPIRVMRQLETEEVPLAFITGGRPVTVHAESRYQLVDILERTNAIAAVDGGFFSLKYLDSNVMIGPVLSQATQTFVPGNVTENPLLNGRPLALISPDEVRFVPFDAVTHNTLQGIQAEMVNVTDAFVGAAWLVRDGEPQSAESFGTLFDFDAYRHRAFWGINKAGQPVIGVTKGRVDSVTLGELLHQVGFRDAMMVDSGASTSLAYQEESLVDYTPRPVPHLVALLSGEESNGTCPLVFEAAPSYEDEWSASW; encoded by the coding sequence ATGGCTGCCTCAGCAACTCCAGAAGTTGCCAGTGTTGGGCTCATTGCGCTTGAATCAAGTGTCCAAGGATTTGGTGCCTTTCCCCGAGAAGTTTCTTCGAGCCATTTGTGTTTACCCCCCAGCGGTGCCCAAAATACTGAATCCGCTGCGCTGCCTGTGGCCCAGGTAGTGAATGAGGGGGATCTGGTGACGGCTACACTGCAAGGGTTCCAACAAGGGATAAACCCTGATTTTGTCGAGCAATTAGGAGCGGCTCCCTGGCCAGACCTCCATGAAATGGCCCGTGAAGCGCGGGTGCCTATTTTGATGTATCACGATGTTTTAGAAGAAAAAGAAGTCTTCTTTGACGTCACCGTCGAAGAACTTAAGGAACACTTTTCTAGAATTAAAGCGGAAGGGTTGACCCCCATTACATTTGATCAGCTGATCCATCACCTCCGAACAGGGACAGCTTTACCCCCCAAGCCAGTTTTGCTCACCTTTGATGACGGCTACGAGGGGCACTATACTCACGTCTATCCTCTATTGAAAGAATATGAGTATCCAGCGGTATTTTCTCTGTTTACAGGGAAACTGGATGGGGAGGTTGCTGGACGCTCTACGGTGACGTGGGAACAGGCTCAAGAAATGGCTGCTGATCCACTGATTACAATTGCCTCCCATAGCGTTACACATCCTGCCGATCTACGCCAGGTAACCGATGAGGTCCTGCGCCACGAAGTGGTTACGTCTAAAGCACGGCTAGAGGAAAAATTAGGTATTCCTATTCGCTACTTTACCTATCCAGCTGGGTACTACGATGATCGCGTGGCTGAGGCAGTTAAGGCTGCCGGATACGAGGCTGCCCTCACGATGAGTAATCAAGAAGACTGGTTTGCCGGTGAATCCGAAAGCCTACTGGAACTTGGGAGGTTTGGTCAGTCTCAGCTTGAGGCTGTTATTCCTGAGGCATGGGAAGGCTTAGCATTACCCGTGGCGACCCAAGACACTTTTGATTTTTCCTCCCCGATTCGGGTGATGAGGCAGCTAGAGACAGAGGAAGTTCCCTTGGCATTTATCACCGGGGGGCGTCCAGTGACCGTGCATGCGGAGAGTCGTTATCAGCTAGTGGATATTTTGGAGAGAACCAATGCGATCGCTGCTGTCGATGGAGGGTTCTTTTCACTGAAATATTTAGATTCCAACGTTATGATTGGGCCTGTTTTGAGTCAGGCTACCCAAACCTTTGTGCCCGGTAATGTGACTGAAAATCCTTTACTCAACGGCAGACCCTTGGCGCTGATTAGCCCAGATGAAGTCAGATTTGTGCCCTTTGATGCTGTGACCCACAACACCCTGCAAGGTATCCAGGCAGAAATGGTGAACGTTACCGATGCCTTTGTTGGGGCAGCCTGGCTGGTAAGGGACGGGGAACCTCAATCTGCTGAATCGTTTGGAACTCTATTTGATTTTGATGCTTACCGACACCGCGCTTTTTGGGGGATTAACAAGGCCGGGCAGCCGGTCATCGGTGTCACAAAAGGCCGGGTTGATTCCGTCACCCTAGGGGAACTGCTTCATCAGGTAGGGTTCCGAGATGCCATGATGGTGGATTCTGGAGCCAGCACTTCTTTGGCTTACCAAGAAGAGTCGCTTGTTGACTATACTCCTAGGCCTGTGCCTCACCTGGTTGCTTTGCTCTCTGGGGAAGAGTCCAATGGAACTTGCCCCCTGGTTTTTGAGGCGGCACCGAGTTATGAAGACGAGTGGAGTGCTTCTTGGTAG
- a CDS encoding DUF1997 domain-containing protein → MLRLSARQSVTMQVSQKSVPLHHYLKQPQRLVHALMNPSQVEDLGSGHFRLRLRVIRFLMLNICPVVDLHIDVSQARFLKVRSVACQIQGNEFVDQRFDLSLSGFLKLEEQAKTTRVSGQVNLAIAVDLPPIMQLTPYAILETTGNQILKGILATMKQRLIRQLAADYDRWSAQQTLQKTPKLAMGGGTSQASCLDS, encoded by the coding sequence ATGCTCCGACTCTCTGCCCGCCAATCCGTGACGATGCAAGTTTCCCAAAAGTCTGTGCCCTTGCATCACTATTTGAAACAGCCGCAAAGACTTGTTCATGCCTTAATGAACCCGAGTCAAGTTGAGGATCTGGGATCGGGTCACTTTCGTTTGCGTTTGAGAGTGATTCGGTTTTTGATGTTGAACATTTGCCCGGTGGTTGATCTGCATATCGATGTAAGTCAAGCTCGCTTTCTCAAGGTTCGCTCCGTTGCCTGCCAAATTCAGGGCAATGAATTTGTAGACCAACGATTTGACTTATCTCTATCAGGATTTCTCAAGCTTGAAGAGCAAGCCAAAACAACTCGGGTAAGTGGGCAGGTTAATTTGGCGATCGCAGTCGATTTGCCGCCAATCATGCAGCTCACTCCCTACGCCATTCTAGAAACAACTGGGAACCAGATTCTCAAGGGTATTTTGGCCACGATGAAGCAACGGCTTATCCGTCAATTAGCGGCGGATTATGACCGTTGGAGTGCTCAGCAAACGCTTCAAAAAACACCCAAGCTGGCAATGGGAGGCGGAACGTCCCAGGCTTCTTGCCTAGACAGCTGA